From Camelina sativa cultivar DH55 chromosome 20, Cs, whole genome shotgun sequence, the proteins below share one genomic window:
- the LOC104771033 gene encoding uncharacterized protein LOC104771033, with the protein MWVHGHHHIRRNLNSGICFRANPSRFFRSIQVLYHSSVDGSYNDALPCEWYETKLPVLKRLNRALRGVDLVDGKLEDINGVIIYDDCIRNKMHAFKSLARIFIGSPSIQLKLREQGRFKFPFFGTESEREPLVVNSLTKVSNFLNISAQQRKLVRCTVCSQVTQYRIWRGALEDILNSLKEEVDWLVEHREMSQGRKLGQQVILSCLRYLSESSVSFEAEKSTSWMRPVPARYAKANASAKWEDVLDMVNDLRRYLEHDEEITVLYHLEKLVSMKEGLLQIKDVFLDNTIGFREVRHQEHLVHRKLSKMLGNPSPCLFALVMFFLYGRVRDIEVDLCGGFYKEKSEFLCLSMGRILTSTDEKMLGRGMKQLDRALGLFGFVWETAGMKETLNLQGHLWCLGAEERSITYRGNTFFVHDLSL; encoded by the coding sequence ATGTGGGTTCATGGGCATCATCATATAAGAAGGAATCTAAACTCTGGAATTTGTTTCAGAGCAAATCCGAGTCGCTTCTTCCGTTCAATTCAAGTTTTATATCATTCTTCAGTTGATGGTTCCTATAACGATGCATTGCCCTGTGAATGGTACGAAACGAAACTCCCGGTTCTGAAAAGACTAAACCGTGCATTGAGAGGCGTTGATTTAGTCGATGGGAAGCTCGAGGACATCAATGGTGTCATCATCTATGATGATTGTATCAGAAACAAAATGCACGCTTTCAAGTCTCTGGCTAGGATCTTCATTGGCTCTCCTTCAATTCAGCTGAAGCTTAGAGAACAGGGACGGTTCAAGTTCCCATTTTTTGGTACTGAAAGTGAAAGAGAGCCATTGGTTGTGAATTCATTGACTAAAGTTAGCAACTTTCTTAACATCTCGGCGCAACAACGGAAGCTAGTGAGATGCACCGTGTGCTCACAGGTTACACAGTATCGTATTTGGAGAGGTGCTCTTGAAGACATACTGAATAGTCTCAAAGAAGAAGTTGATTGGTTAGTTGAACATAGGGAGATGAGTCAAGGTAGAAAATTGGGTCAGCAAGTGATATTGTCATGCCTCAGATACTTATCTGAATCATCGGTTTCGTTTGAAGCAGAAAAATCAACTTCATGGATGCGACCTGTGCCAGCTAGATACGCAAAGGCAAATGCTTCTGCGAAATGGGAAGATGTTCTTGACATGGTGAATGATCTGAGAAGGTATCTTGAACATGATGAAGAAATTACAGTACTTTACCATTTGGAGAAGCTCGTATCGATGAAAGAAGGTCTTTTACAGATCAAAGATGTGTTTTTGGACAACACTATTGGATTTAGAGAGGTTAGACATCAAGAGCATCTTGTGCACAGAAAGCTCTCAAAGATGTTGGGCAATCCTTCGCCGTGTTTGTTTGCTCTCGTCATGTTTTTCCTCTACGGGCGTGTGCGTGACATCGAAGTAGATCTCTGTGGAGGGTTTTACAAGGAGAAGAGTGAGTTCTTGTGCTTAAGCATGGGGAGGATCTTGACTTCAACGGATGAGAAAATGTTGGGGAGAGGGATGAAGCAGTTAGATAGGGCATTAGGGCTGTTTGGGTTTGTGTGGGAAACAGCAGGAATGAAAGAGACTCTTAACCTGCAAGGCCATTTGTGGTGCCTTGGAGCTGAAGAAAGGTCCATTACATATCGTGGGAATACGTTCTTCGTGCATGACCTTAGTCTATGA
- the LOC104771034 gene encoding serine/threonine protein phosphatase 2A 57 kDa regulatory subunit B' iota isoform, translated as MFKQFLSKLPRKSSKSESGGGELNRSSSGQVPSPVQRSGAGSVVGSGPVRSNSGKRMSSAVFPASVVAGIEPLVPFKDVPTSEKLNLFVSKVSLCCVTFDFSDPGKNSIEKDVKRQTLLELLDFVASGSVKFTEPAILAMCRMCAVNLFRVFPPNYRSSGGGGGGENDDDEPMFDPAWPHLQIVYDLLLKFITSPCLDAKLAKKYLDHAFIVRLLDLFDSEDPRERECLKTILHRVYGKFMVHRPFVRKSMSNIFYRFVFETEKHSGIAELLEIFGSIVSGFALPLKEEHKIFLWRVLIPLHKPKSVGNYFQQLSYCITQFIDKEPKLGSVVIKGLLKFWPITNSQKEVMFLGEVEEILEAMSVMEFQKIMVPLFLRIACCVTSSHFQVSERALFLWNNDQIVNLIGHNRQAILPIMFTALEKNAQDHWNQSVLNLTLNVRKMFCEMDEALFMSCHSRFKEDEAKQCSAAEKRKEVWERLENAASMKPVTGKTAVLVTPRATSIAC; from the exons ATGTTTAAGCAGTTTCTGAGTAAGCTTCCTCGGAAGTCTTCAAAATCTGAGTCTGGTGGAGGAGAGCTAAATCGTTCGAGTTCCGGTCAGGTTCCTTCTCCGGTTCAGAGATCCGGAGCTGGTAGTGTTGTTGGTTCCGGTCCGGTTCGATCTAACTCAGGGAAACGTATGTCATCTGCTGTGTTCCCAGCTAGTGTTGTTGCTGGGATTGAGCCTTTGGTACCGTTCAAGGATGTACCAACCTCGGAGAAATTGAATCTCTTTGTGAGTAAAGTTAGTTTATGCTGTGTGACATTTGATTTCTCCGACCCTGGTAAAAACTCTATTGAGAAAGATGTGAAAAGGCAGACCTtgttggagcttcttgatttcGTTGCTTCAGGTTCTGTTAAGTTTACTGAGCCAGCTATTCTCGCCATGTGTAGAATGTGTGCTGTCAATCTCTTTAGGGTTTTCCCTCCTAATTACCGGTCTAgtggcggtggcggtggtggcGAGAACGATGATGATGAGCCAATGTTCGACCCTGCTTGGCCTCATTTGCAAATCGTCTATGATTTGCTGCTCAAGTTTATCACTTCACCTTGTCTTGATGCTAAGTTGGCAAAGAAGTATCTAGATCATGCTTTCATTGTGAGGTTGCTTGACTTGTTTGATTCCGAGGATCCTAGAGAACGGGAGTGTTTGAAGACGATTCTGCATCGTGTCTATGGTAAATTCATGGTTCACAGGCCCTTTGTCCGCAAGTCCATGAGCAATATATTCTACCGGTTTGTGTTTGAGACTGAGAAGCATAGCGGTATCGCTGAGCTTTTGGAGATTTTTGGGAGTATAGTGAGCGGGTTTGCTTTGCCTTTGAAAGAAGAGCACAAGATCTTCTTGTGGAGAGTGTTGATTCCATTGCATAAGCCTAAGTCTGTTGGGAACTACTTCCAGCAGCTATCTTACTGCATCACTCAGTTCATAGATAAGGAGCCTAAATTGGGTAGTGTTGTGATAAAGGGTTTGTTGAAGTTCTGGCCTATCACAAACAGCCAAAAGGAAGTCATGTTTCTTGGGGAGGTCGAAGAGATTTTAGAAGCAATGAGTGTGATGGAATTCCAAAAGATTATGGTCCCTCTCTTCTTGCGGATTGCTTGTTGTGTAACCAGTTCCCACTTTCAG gtttCTGAAAGAGCTTTATTCTTGTGGAACAATGATCAAATTGTGAACTTGATTGGACACAACCGGCAAGCCATCTTACCAATCATGTTCACTGCCTTAGAAAAGAATGCTCAAGACCACTGGAACCAATCCGTACTAAACTTAACCTTAAACGTAAGAAAAATGTTCTGTGAAATGGACGAGGCTCTGTTCATGTCTTGCCACTCCCGCTTTAAGGAGGACGAAGCAAAGCAATGTTCTGCAGCGGAAAAGAGGAAAGAAGTTTGGGAAAGGCTAGAGAACGCAGCAAGTATGAAGCCGGTAACAGGAAAGACGGCTGTTCTGGTAACTCCTCGAGCAACCTCCATTGCCTGCTAA
- the LOC104771036 gene encoding TP53-regulating kinase-like isoform X1, giving the protein MMGCEENVGNESLVLIKQGAEARVFESTFAGRRSIVKERFSKKYRHPILDAKLTLRRLNAEARCMTKARKLGVCTPVLYAVDTLLHSLTLEYIEGDSVKDIFLDFGANGIVEERLDDVATQIGAAIAKLHDGGLAHGDLTTSNMLVRSGTNQLVLIDFGLSVTSTLPEDKAVDLYVLERALLSMHSSCGNVMDRILTAYRKSSKQWSATFNKLAQVRQRGRKRTMIG; this is encoded by the exons ATGATGGGCTGTGAGGAAAACGTTGGGAATGAATCTCTTGTTCTGATAAAACAAGGAGCCGAAGCT AGGGTGTTTGAGTCTACATTTGCCGGAAGAAGATCCATTGTGAAAGAACGATTCTCGAAGAAGTACAGACACCCGATTTTGGATGCAAAACTCACACTTAGGCGCTTGAATGCG GAGGCTAGGTGTATGACAAAGGCAAGAAAGCTTGGGGTTTGTACACCAGTACTCTATGCCGTGGATACTCTGCTTCACTCCTTGACACTTGAGTACATTGAGGGCGACTCTGTTAAGGATATTTTCCTTGACTTTGGAGCCAATGGGATTGTTGAGGAACGGTTAGATGATGTTGCTACTCAGATTGGTGCTGCCATCGCGAAGCTCCATGATGGTGGTTTGGCTCACGGTGATTTGACCACATCAAATATGCTAGTCAGAAGTGGAACGAATCAGCTC GTACTAATCGATTTTGGCTTGAGTGTCACATCGACCTTACCTGAAGACAAAGCTGTTGATTTATATGTACTTGAAAGAGCCTTACTCTCAATGCACTCTTCATGCGGGAATGTG ATGGATCGTATACTGACAGCGTACAGGAAGTCGTCGAAGCAATGGTCAGCCACGTTTAACAAGCTTGCGCAAG TGAGGCAACGAGGGAGAAAGCGGACTATGATTGGATGA
- the LOC104771036 gene encoding TP53-regulating kinase-like isoform X2, protein MMGCEENVGNESLVLIKQGAEARVFESTFAGRRSIVKERFSKKYRHPILDAKLTLRRLNAEARCMTKARKLGVCTPVLYAVDTLLHSLTLEYIEGDSVKDIFLDFGANGIVEERLDDVATQIGAAIAKLHDGGLAHGDLTTSNMLVRSGTNQLMDRILTAYRKSSKQWSATFNKLAQVRQRGRKRTMIG, encoded by the exons ATGATGGGCTGTGAGGAAAACGTTGGGAATGAATCTCTTGTTCTGATAAAACAAGGAGCCGAAGCT AGGGTGTTTGAGTCTACATTTGCCGGAAGAAGATCCATTGTGAAAGAACGATTCTCGAAGAAGTACAGACACCCGATTTTGGATGCAAAACTCACACTTAGGCGCTTGAATGCG GAGGCTAGGTGTATGACAAAGGCAAGAAAGCTTGGGGTTTGTACACCAGTACTCTATGCCGTGGATACTCTGCTTCACTCCTTGACACTTGAGTACATTGAGGGCGACTCTGTTAAGGATATTTTCCTTGACTTTGGAGCCAATGGGATTGTTGAGGAACGGTTAGATGATGTTGCTACTCAGATTGGTGCTGCCATCGCGAAGCTCCATGATGGTGGTTTGGCTCACGGTGATTTGACCACATCAAATATGCTAGTCAGAAGTGGAACGAATCAGCTC ATGGATCGTATACTGACAGCGTACAGGAAGTCGTCGAAGCAATGGTCAGCCACGTTTAACAAGCTTGCGCAAG TGAGGCAACGAGGGAGAAAGCGGACTATGATTGGATGA